The Clostridium sporogenes genome contains a region encoding:
- a CDS encoding class D sortase: protein MNLENKKRHRIITFLVIIIIIIVGLLFISYPFIQIYLDKRTISENLNKWDKERVIVYNDKLENNKSNKSPNNKLKDNKSENIKDNQKKFPEIKIKDKSIIGKIIFPKTGDEIPILKGATEENLKGGATLYDNGIYPGDYGTSVILGHRETTFGFLENIHIGDKVNIESLNEIYEFKVKKIYITNPEDKSILEQENKSSITLVTCYPFRYIGSAPERFIVKLDLIS, encoded by the coding sequence ATGAATTTAGAGAATAAGAAAAGGCATAGGATTATTACTTTTTTAGTCATTATAATAATAATAATAGTTGGTTTATTATTTATTAGTTATCCTTTTATCCAAATATATTTGGATAAAAGAACAATATCTGAAAATTTAAATAAGTGGGATAAAGAAAGAGTCATAGTTTATAATGATAAATTAGAAAATAATAAAAGTAATAAATCACCAAATAATAAATTAAAAGATAATAAATCAGAAAATATTAAAGATAATCAAAAAAAATTTCCTGAAATTAAGATTAAGGATAAAAGTATAATCGGAAAGATTATTTTTCCTAAAACTGGTGATGAGATTCCTATATTAAAGGGGGCTACAGAAGAAAATTTAAAGGGTGGAGCTACCCTATATGATAATGGAATATATCCTGGGGATTATGGGACTTCAGTAATTTTAGGACATAGAGAAACAACTTTTGGTTTTTTAGAAAATATACATATTGGAGATAAAGTTAACATAGAAAGTTTAAATGAAATTTATGAATTTAAAGTAAAAAAAATATATATTACAAATCCAGAGGATAAGTCAATACTAGAACAAGAAAATAAATCAAGCATTACATTAGTTACATGTTATCCATTTAGATATATAGGATCTGCACCTGAAAGATTTATAGTAAAACTTGATTTAATTTCATAA
- a CDS encoding response regulator transcription factor — protein MNKINILVVDDEKEIRDLIEIYLRNEGYGIFLAEDGVSALKILKEEDIKLVILDIMLPDIDGISVCRSIRNYKDTPIIMLSAKREDNDKISGILNGADDYIGKPFNPLELMVRIKAQLRRYLKVKSNDINKDEIVIEDLKIDLLSHQVYINDQEVHLTVKEFEILKLLVQNRGKVFSSRNIYENIWNEEFYECDSTIMTHIKNLRIKLNDNFKNPRYIKTVWGVGYKIDSN, from the coding sequence ATGAATAAAATAAATATATTAGTGGTAGATGATGAGAAAGAAATTAGAGATTTAATAGAAATATATTTAAGAAATGAAGGATATGGCATCTTTTTAGCAGAGGATGGGGTAAGTGCATTAAAAATATTAAAGGAAGAAGATATTAAGCTTGTAATATTAGACATAATGCTTCCAGATATAGATGGAATAAGCGTATGTAGGAGCATTAGGAACTATAAAGATACACCTATAATAATGTTATCCGCTAAAAGAGAAGATAATGATAAAATATCTGGTATATTAAATGGTGCTGATGATTACATAGGCAAGCCATTTAACCCATTGGAACTTATGGTTAGGATTAAAGCACAATTGAGAAGATACCTTAAAGTTAAGTCAAATGATATAAATAAAGATGAGATAGTAATAGAAGATTTAAAAATAGACCTTTTGAGCCATCAAGTGTACATAAATGATCAAGAAGTTCATTTAACAGTAAAAGAGTTTGAAATATTAAAATTATTAGTTCAAAACAGAGGAAAAGTTTTTAGTAGTAGAAATATATATGAAAACATTTGGAATGAGGAATTTTATGAATGTGATTCTACAATAATGACTCATATCAAAAATTTAAGGATTAAATTAAATGATAATTTTAAAAATCCAAGATATATTAAAACAGTTTGGGGAGTAGGATATAAAATAGACTCTAATTAA
- a CDS encoding HAMP domain-containing sensor histidine kinase produces the protein MVLINTKGLRFKLIMMFLVSLIISIPSGFLVDELLGTNSSDYYVQTASFAKQCKAIQKKIANAKNDTEIYSIINENVRYADIFILSKNGEVLIKNKNSMEKNFDLDSITNTNNNIDTTEYAIKYNVIDKLDNNRYILFSGTLLKSEGHSILVLIVPIIIFMMLFFILTNKELDYIKKLCLGLKEIAKGNLKYRVKIMGKDEISEIGKSINDMSQKLYEYKKKEKEIERDKDLFIMNISHDLRTPLTSIIGYVNLLKNEYNYNDNIRKYINIIDLKSTSLDKLINDFFEYNKLSNCEPELNKVNISLNEFIRQVVTGVVPLCSEKNLEIKLLLPNKDININIDPDKMLRVIENLLINSIRYCNIGSEIQVSLTEEENIIICITNECDDFNKAEINNIFNKFYRGDKARNSIKGGTGLGLAIAKNIVELHNGKILAEYNGKKICFKLIL, from the coding sequence TTGGTTTTAATTAATACAAAAGGACTAAGGTTTAAATTAATAATGATGTTTTTAGTAAGTTTAATCATTTCAATACCTTCAGGATTTCTTGTTGATGAATTGCTTGGGACAAATAGTAGTGATTATTATGTACAAACTGCTAGTTTTGCTAAACAATGTAAAGCCATACAGAAAAAAATTGCAAATGCTAAAAATGATACTGAAATATACTCTATTATAAATGAAAATGTAAGATATGCTGATATCTTTATTTTAAGTAAAAATGGAGAAGTTCTAATAAAAAATAAAAATTCTATGGAAAAAAACTTTGACTTGGATTCAATAACAAATACCAATAATAACATCGATACTACAGAGTATGCAATTAAATATAATGTTATTGATAAACTTGATAATAATAGATATATATTATTTAGTGGAACTTTACTTAAATCAGAAGGTCATTCTATACTTGTATTAATTGTTCCTATAATTATATTTATGATGTTATTTTTTATATTAACTAATAAGGAACTTGATTATATAAAAAAATTGTGTTTAGGTCTAAAAGAAATTGCTAAAGGTAACTTAAAATATAGGGTTAAAATTATGGGTAAAGATGAAATTTCAGAGATAGGAAAAAGTATAAATGATATGTCTCAAAAATTATATGAGTATAAGAAAAAAGAGAAGGAAATAGAAAGAGATAAAGATTTGTTTATAATGAATATATCTCATGATTTAAGAACTCCCTTAACGTCAATAATAGGATATGTAAATTTATTAAAAAATGAATATAATTATAATGATAACATAAGAAAATATATAAACATAATAGATTTAAAATCAACTAGCTTAGATAAATTGATTAATGATTTTTTTGAATATAATAAACTTAGTAATTGTGAACCAGAATTAAATAAAGTAAACATATCTCTAAATGAATTTATAAGACAAGTTGTTACAGGAGTTGTTCCATTATGCAGTGAAAAAAACTTAGAAATAAAACTGTTACTTCCAAATAAAGACATAAACATTAATATAGATCCAGATAAAATGCTTAGAGTTATAGAAAACTTATTAATTAATTCAATAAGATATTGTAATATCGGTAGTGAAATTCAAGTGAGCCTAACTGAAGAGGAAAATATTATAATTTGTATCACTAATGAATGTGATGATTTTAATAAAGCAGAAATAAATAATATATTTAATAAATTTTACAGAGGAGATAAAGCAAGAAACTCGATAAAAGGTGGTACAGGGCTTGGATTAGCAATTGCTAAAAACATAGTTGAGCTGCACAATGGAAAAATTCTTGCAGAGTATAATGGGAAAAAAATTTGTTTTAAATTAATTCTATGA
- a CDS encoding alpha/beta hydrolase, with product MSFLLFIGIVIGYIKYTAYMSVPKERLSLSAYYPEMPPDSKNIYIELPIDHNNNSLGKYKGFYRLSPNFTPGKDVIFYLTDGQQNKVHTKSTFDIFEEKLPGLSYVVMGRRGSSPSLFPEVYTNANAVDYKKVMNLYGTDQQIEDIEMVRQDLEKKGYLPSDGKIMLFGGSGGGILVQQYLAKYGEHVSRVMLEATSAPDIIMDNNANITGYNFNIIMKKKNPAALEKLNNIITSEKVDRAKLCYMLFKISVTDIDWVDTCSKLIDEIHQGNKKTYYKNLLNPEYNFSLCKIMMKSPIVESTKVRMFEIDGEQIIKYCKKPNTDVNVCFEWGKELLKDYLKQVKDGTLDAPKINLLEDRKKYNGEVLFLIGDIDIDFSPNVAKAITQSYPKSKMVLVHDTHGMVMEEEEYQNLRTIFFTQGLYSDKLQNIINDMNIK from the coding sequence ATGAGTTTTTTATTATTTATAGGAATAGTTATAGGATATATTAAGTATACTGCTTATATGTCAGTTCCTAAAGAACGTCTTAGTTTATCTGCCTACTATCCTGAAATGCCTCCTGATTCCAAAAACATATATATAGAATTACCTATAGATCATAATAACAACAGTCTTGGAAAATACAAGGGTTTTTATAGGTTAAGTCCTAATTTTACTCCAGGAAAAGACGTAATATTTTATCTTACAGATGGGCAGCAAAATAAAGTTCATACAAAATCTACCTTTGATATATTTGAAGAAAAGCTTCCAGGTTTATCTTATGTAGTTATGGGGAGAAGAGGATCTTCTCCATCACTATTTCCAGAGGTTTATACCAATGCAAATGCTGTTGACTATAAAAAGGTTATGAATCTTTATGGAACAGATCAACAAATTGAAGATATAGAAATGGTACGACAAGACCTTGAAAAAAAAGGATACTTACCATCTGATGGGAAAATAATGCTATTTGGTGGTTCGGGGGGAGGTATATTGGTACAACAGTACCTTGCAAAATATGGTGAACATGTTTCTAGAGTTATGCTAGAGGCTACCAGTGCACCAGATATTATAATGGATAACAATGCTAATATCACAGGATATAATTTTAACATCATTATGAAAAAGAAAAATCCTGCAGCATTAGAAAAATTAAATAATATAATAACAAGTGAAAAAGTAGATAGAGCCAAATTGTGTTATATGCTTTTTAAAATAAGTGTGACTGACATTGATTGGGTAGATACTTGTTCAAAGCTTATTGATGAGATTCATCAAGGTAATAAGAAAACTTACTATAAAAATTTACTTAACCCAGAATACAATTTTTCTTTATGTAAAATCATGATGAAATCTCCTATAGTAGAATCCACAAAAGTTAGAATGTTTGAAATAGATGGAGAACAGATAATTAAATATTGCAAAAAACCTAATACTGATGTCAATGTGTGCTTTGAGTGGGGTAAGGAATTGTTAAAGGATTATTTAAAACAAGTGAAAGATGGTACTTTGGATGCTCCCAAAATTAATCTTTTAGAAGATAGAAAAAAGTATAACGGTGAGGTACTATTTCTTATTGGTGATATAGACATTGACTTTTCTCCCAATGTGGCCAAAGCCATAACACAATCTTATCCTAAATCTAAGATGGTCTTAGTTCATGATACTCATGGAATGGTAATGGAGGAAGAAGAATATCAAAACTTGCGAACTATATTTTTTACCCAAGGGTTGTATAGCGATAAGTTACAAAATATAATAAATGATATGAATATAAAATAG